From a region of the Gimesia sp. genome:
- the zwf gene encoding glucose-6-phosphate dehydrogenase, giving the protein MANSNSSNDLTTATILIFGASGDLTARKLIPSLYDLWSEGYLCENLPIIGLARRSKTDEEFRNEQRDTVSQFTRTGTVTDEKWEQFSKRLYYREVDITDESDHVHLKDTIEAVERETLGDTISKRVAYLATAPSLFHPSVQALSRAGMVPKNTSEEWLRVVIEKPFGHDLESAQELSTQLSELLSEDQIYRIDHYLGKETVQNILLFRLSNSIFEPLLNRNHVDHVQITVAESQGIEHGRGGYYDRSGALRDVLQNHVLQLLCLIAMEPPALFSGEEIRDEKLKVLKTLAPGSKGPISDWAVAGQYTAGQSFGQAVPGYREEERVPADSRRETFVAMEVMVENWRWEGVPFYLRTGKRLPERVSEIAIQFKHPPMNLFTTVECDGDICSLVERKPNELIFRIQPKESISMKFSTKRPGMQYQIQPVTMDFAFEDAYHKSLPEAYERLLMDVLRGDSTLFTRSDELEAAWKFVTPVLDQWEKGDHTPEPYYAGTWGPSGATNLLSRSGRHWRTPSTSKKE; this is encoded by the coding sequence ATGGCCAATTCAAACTCTTCGAACGATCTGACCACAGCAACCATTCTTATCTTCGGAGCCTCGGGCGATTTAACCGCCCGTAAATTAATTCCGTCTCTCTACGATCTGTGGAGCGAAGGCTACCTCTGCGAAAACCTGCCGATTATTGGTCTGGCACGTCGCTCCAAGACGGATGAAGAGTTCCGCAACGAGCAGCGTGACACCGTCTCACAGTTCACACGCACCGGGACAGTCACCGATGAGAAATGGGAACAGTTTTCGAAACGGCTCTACTACCGGGAAGTCGATATCACAGACGAGAGCGATCACGTCCACCTCAAAGACACCATCGAAGCGGTCGAACGGGAAACTTTAGGGGACACGATTTCGAAGCGGGTTGCCTACCTGGCCACGGCCCCCTCACTGTTTCACCCGTCTGTGCAGGCACTCTCCCGCGCAGGGATGGTTCCCAAAAATACGAGCGAAGAGTGGTTGCGGGTCGTCATTGAAAAACCATTCGGTCACGATCTGGAATCGGCCCAGGAGCTCAGTACCCAGTTAAGCGAACTGCTCAGCGAAGATCAGATCTACCGCATCGACCATTACCTGGGTAAAGAGACCGTGCAGAACATTCTGCTCTTCCGGTTGAGTAACTCGATCTTTGAACCACTGCTGAACCGTAATCATGTCGACCATGTCCAGATCACCGTAGCTGAGTCACAAGGGATCGAACATGGGCGAGGCGGCTATTACGATCGCTCGGGAGCCCTGCGGGATGTGTTACAGAATCACGTTCTGCAACTGCTCTGCCTGATCGCCATGGAACCGCCGGCCCTGTTCAGCGGTGAAGAAATTCGCGATGAAAAACTGAAAGTGTTAAAAACACTGGCCCCCGGATCGAAAGGCCCGATCTCCGACTGGGCGGTCGCCGGTCAATACACGGCCGGCCAGTCATTCGGGCAGGCTGTGCCCGGTTACCGTGAAGAAGAACGTGTACCTGCCGACTCACGTCGGGAAACGTTCGTAGCGATGGAAGTCATGGTTGAGAACTGGCGCTGGGAAGGGGTTCCCTTCTATCTACGCACTGGCAAACGACTGCCGGAACGGGTCAGTGAAATTGCCATCCAGTTCAAACACCCGCCCATGAATCTGTTTACAACCGTTGAATGTGATGGCGATATCTGTTCGCTGGTTGAACGCAAGCCGAACGAACTGATCTTCCGCATTCAGCCCAAAGAGTCGATCTCGATGAAGTTTTCAACGAAGCGGCCCGGGATGCAGTATCAGATCCAGCCGGTCACTATGGACTTCGCCTTTGAAGACGCCTATCACAAAAGCCTGCCCGAAGCATACGAGCGACTGCTGATGGATGTTCTCCGCGGCGACTCTACTCTGTTTACCCGTAGCGACGAACTGGAGGCTGCCTGGAAGTTCGTCACTCCCGTCCTCGACCAGTGGGAGAAAGGCGACCATACACCGGAACCTTATTATGCAGGTACCTGGGGCCCCTCAGGTGCAACAAACCTGTTGAGCAGATCCGGCCGACACTGGCGAACCCCATCTACAAGCAAGAAGGAATAA
- the ispG gene encoding (E)-4-hydroxy-3-methylbut-2-enyl-diphosphate synthase, whose protein sequence is MQLPRNPTREVKIGSAVIGNANPIAVQSMTATKTSNIDATVAQIHSLEEAGADIVRVAVDNRREAAALIEIRKQTTVPISVDLQENYRLAEVIAPYVNKLRYNPGHLYHHEPEKPWQDKVRFIAEIARDNDCALRVGVNCGSVDPAKLEKYDPADSISPMLESALDHCTFLESIDFTRFCVSLKDSDPAKVIEVNTRFAAQRPDIPLHLGVTEAGMPPDGIIKTRMAFEQLISKGIGDTIRVSLTVPNDRKGEEIEAGRAILKDIAEGRVRTVVDFDLKGLNIISCPSCSRVENEVFVDLAADVKKMTEYAKDYKLTIAVMGCRVNGPGETDDADLGLWCGPNYVNLKKGSESLGRYSYDEILPRLKSELDALIEEQTAQI, encoded by the coding sequence TTGCAGTTACCACGTAACCCGACCAGAGAAGTGAAAATTGGCTCAGCTGTCATCGGTAACGCGAATCCGATTGCCGTCCAGAGTATGACAGCGACCAAGACCAGCAACATCGATGCCACTGTTGCCCAGATTCACTCTCTGGAAGAGGCAGGGGCGGACATCGTGCGTGTGGCCGTCGATAATCGTCGCGAAGCAGCCGCCCTGATCGAAATTCGCAAGCAGACAACGGTTCCCATCAGTGTGGACCTGCAGGAAAACTACCGTCTGGCGGAAGTCATTGCCCCATACGTAAATAAACTCCGCTACAATCCGGGGCACCTGTATCACCACGAACCGGAAAAACCCTGGCAGGATAAAGTCCGCTTCATTGCCGAAATTGCCCGCGACAATGATTGTGCACTCCGCGTCGGAGTCAACTGTGGCTCGGTCGACCCTGCCAAGCTGGAAAAGTATGATCCTGCGGATTCGATTTCGCCCATGCTGGAAAGCGCTCTGGATCACTGTACGTTTCTGGAATCGATCGACTTCACACGCTTCTGTGTCTCTCTGAAAGATTCGGATCCCGCGAAAGTCATCGAAGTTAACACCCGTTTCGCTGCACAGCGTCCGGATATCCCGCTGCACCTGGGTGTCACCGAAGCCGGAATGCCTCCCGATGGGATCATCAAAACCCGAATGGCCTTCGAGCAGTTGATCAGCAAAGGGATCGGCGACACGATTCGCGTTTCGCTTACTGTCCCTAACGACCGTAAGGGAGAAGAGATCGAAGCCGGCCGCGCGATTCTGAAAGACATCGCGGAAGGCCGGGTACGAACGGTGGTCGACTTTGATCTGAAGGGCCTGAACATCATCAGCTGTCCCAGTTGCTCCCGTGTTGAGAATGAAGTTTTCGTCGATCTGGCAGCTGACGTCAAGAAGATGACCGAGTACGCCAAAGACTACAAGCTGACGATTGCCGTGATGGGTTGTCGCGTAAATGGACCGGGCGAAACCGATGATGCCGACCTCGGACTCTGGTGCGGTCCGAATTATGTGAATCTCAAAAAAGGGAGTGAATCTCTGGGACGCTACTCCTATGATGAGATTCTGCCGCGACTCAAAAGCGAACTGGATGCCCTGATTGAAGAACAGACGGCCCAGATTTAA
- a CDS encoding VanZ family protein, with amino-acid sequence MHRYHLLIRTLLILYLMVLFTATHVPLKKGTLPQGTDVPLHFIAYAGLAFLLTWWLSLRWDRLSLKRLLLIVLGVSLFGIVDELLQGIPVLKREPSVKDWVADTLGALLGVTLFLLLSKPLQVLKQKLAEPQESEQADSAD; translated from the coding sequence ATGCATCGTTATCATCTTTTGATTCGTACGTTGCTGATTCTATACTTGATGGTGCTGTTTACCGCGACTCACGTCCCTTTGAAAAAAGGGACGCTCCCCCAGGGAACCGATGTGCCTCTGCATTTTATCGCTTACGCAGGGCTGGCGTTTCTGCTGACCTGGTGGCTGTCACTGCGCTGGGATCGACTGTCCCTGAAGCGTCTGCTGTTGATCGTTCTGGGCGTGAGTCTGTTTGGGATTGTCGATGAACTGCTACAGGGGATCCCTGTATTAAAACGGGAACCGAGCGTCAAGGACTGGGTTGCCGATACGCTGGGAGCCTTGCTGGGAGTCACACTGTTTCTGCTGTTGTCAAAGCCACTGCAGGTACTGAAGCAAAAGTTAGCGGAGCCGCAGGAGTCAGAGCAGGCTGACTCTGCGGATTAA